From a region of the Narcine bancroftii isolate sNarBan1 chromosome 5, sNarBan1.hap1, whole genome shotgun sequence genome:
- the LOC138765532 gene encoding probable G-protein coupled receptor 139 gives MAAADLLIVIFDLIMRQIPIAYTFKFRFLKSIPLCNIHAVLLYTVTDWSVWYTVAFTFDRFVAICYQKMKRNYCTEKTATFVLGTVSVLSFSKNIFWYFMFTSEYFIDNTPWFCLTRKGARTSENWATATFVHHIFTPAIPFVLILLLNVLTVRHILVNSRVRRRLRGASSRESFRDPEMESRRKSVTLLYAISANFILLWSLFTGYFIWVQLYYVLVVFTGPPIFVQDLGFMLQLLSCCTNTALYTITQKKLREELKELVKSSIARVVKCAQ, from the coding sequence ATGGCGGCGGCGGATCTACTGATCGTTATCTTCGATCTGATAATGAGGCAGATACCAATTGCCTACACTTTCAAATTCCGTTTCCTCAAGTCCATCCCTTTGTGTAATATTCACGCCGTCCTTCTTTATACAGTGACAGATTGGTCTGTCTGGTACACCGTCGCATTCACCTTCGATCGGTTTGTAGCCATTTGTTACCAGAAGATGAAAAGGAATTATTGCACCGAGAAAACGGCGACGTTTGTACTTGGAACGGTGAGCGTGCTAAGTTTTTCGAAGAACATTTTCTGGTATTTTATGTTCACAAGTGAATATTTCATTGATAATACCCCTTGGTTTTGTTTGACAAGAAAAGGTGCTCGGACATCAGAGAACTGGGCAACAGCCACATTCGTTCATCATATCTTCACACCGGCAATCCCCTTTGTCCTCATTTTGCTGCTCAATGTGTTAACTGTAAGACATATTCTGGTGAATAGCAGGGTGCGCAGAAGACTTCGAGGTGCCAGCAGTCGGGAGAGTTTTCGAGACCCAGAGATGGAGAGCCGCAGGAAATCCGTCACTTTGCTGTATGCTATCTCGGCGAATTTCATCCTGTTATGGTCGCTGTTCACAGGGTATTTCATATGGGTCCAGTTGTATTATGTGCTCGTTGTGTTTACCGGTCCACCTATTTTTGTGCAAGACCTAGGTTTCATGCTGCAGCTGTTGAGCTGCTGTACAAACACGGCCCTTTACACCATTACCCAGAAAAAGCTCAGGGAAGAACTGAAGGAACTTGTGAAATCTTCCATCGCTCGAGTTGTGAAATGTGCTCAATGA